The following proteins are encoded in a genomic region of Pseudomonadota bacterium:
- a CDS encoding type II toxin-antitoxin system VapB family antitoxin, with protein MATNLAIDQKLLEKALEVSGLKTKKETVNLALQEFINKHKQQEILDLFGKMDPDPDYDYKKGRTR; from the coding sequence ATGGCGACAAATCTGGCTATAGATCAGAAATTGCTGGAAAAAGCATTGGAGGTCAGTGGTTTAAAAACCAAAAAGGAAACTGTCAATTTGGCGTTACAGGAATTTATAAACAAGCATAAGCAACAAGAAATTCTGGATCTTTTTGGAAAAATGGACCCCGACCCCGATTATGATTATAAAAAAGGAAGAACTCGGTGA
- a CDS encoding PIN domain-containing protein, which yields MKVLVDTPIWSYALRSRKKEYQYEVEKFESLIKDQRVLIIGPIRQEILSGYSNLEKFEKLKEYLSFFENSSIQDSDYESAAEMNNQCRKKGIHGSHIDFLICAVANRLDVPIFTTDKDFSRYKKVLPIKLFDPKPTLL from the coding sequence GTGAAAGTTTTGGTTGATACTCCTATCTGGTCTTATGCATTACGAAGCCGAAAAAAGGAATACCAATATGAAGTAGAGAAGTTTGAATCTCTTATCAAGGATCAAAGGGTCCTGATTATTGGACCAATTCGCCAAGAGATTCTTTCCGGCTATAGTAACTTAGAGAAATTTGAAAAACTAAAAGAATATTTATCGTTCTTTGAGAATTCCTCTATTCAAGATTCCGATTATGAATCCGCAGCCGAAATGAATAATCAATGCAGAAAAAAAGGAATTCATGGTTCTCACATTGATTTCCTCATATGTGCAGTTGCAAACAGGCTGGATGTTCCAATTTTTACTACTGACAAAGACTTTTCCCGATACAAAAAAGTGCTACCGATAAAATTATTTGATCCTAAACCAACCCTATTATAG
- a CDS encoding serine/threonine protein phosphatase, which yields MESREKKPGKIFAVGDIHGCYEKLVTLMNRLPFDLHSDTLIFLGDFINRGSQSREVIEYLLDLKKKCKNIVFLKGNHEHALLQYAQTKDQEYLRLLRSMDVEPTLKSYFDAKFQSLSDLGFLPPAHLDFLNGLLTYYKTDDYLFIHAGVIPGENPDECSLDRLLSVRDTFLKGERQTEQTVVFGHTTFEMPFVAPGMIGIDTGAVYGNMLTAVLLPELRFFHA from the coding sequence ATGGAAAGTCGCGAAAAAAAACCTGGAAAAATATTTGCGGTGGGAGATATTCACGGCTGTTACGAAAAACTTGTAACTTTAATGAACAGGCTGCCGTTTGATCTTCATTCTGATACGCTGATATTTCTTGGTGATTTTATTAACCGTGGATCTCAGTCAAGAGAAGTAATAGAATATCTTCTTGATCTTAAAAAGAAATGTAAAAACATAGTTTTCTTGAAGGGCAACCATGAGCATGCGCTTTTACAATATGCCCAAACGAAAGATCAGGAATATCTTAGGTTGCTACGTTCAATGGATGTAGAACCGACGCTTAAAAGCTATTTTGATGCAAAATTTCAATCACTTTCCGATCTTGGCTTTTTGCCACCGGCACATCTTGATTTCTTGAACGGACTACTTACATACTATAAAACTGATGATTATCTTTTTATTCATGCAGGAGTTATACCTGGTGAAAACCCGGATGAATGTTCTTTAGACCGGCTGCTTTCAGTTAGGGATACATTTTTAAAAGGTGAACGCCAAACTGAGCAGACTGTAGTATTCGGTCACACCACTTTTGAAATGCCTTTTGTTGCACCGGGTATGATAGGAATAGATACGGGAGCGGTTTATGGAAATATGCTAACAGCGGTTTTACTTCCTGAACTTCGTTTCTTTCATGCCTAA
- a CDS encoding pyruvate, phosphate dikinase: MFKVVRKYWEKRKNIKLKRAEEIIRNLKVRYHTFRILLINNERALKILSGIDLKLKMNNPSLRDIIDQAEELLGISYELVDGLNRLSYNKYLKLYELHERLREFIHNALPEVSHESGYGPYCLFFDEITPETKKMAGGKAGALSDLIKINMPVPNGFVITIDAFKYFLRTNDIEIPIRQSLNKIETDERFLNDLEEITGNIKKMILSGKLTGELEDALKTSYDQLVGSDKLPISVRSSASAEDQISHSFAGQFKTVLNVISFDNMIDAFKEVLASNFNTRSIIYRLHAGIPISDFNMAVLCQIIVKATTAGVLFTVDPASPKSDRMLLSAVAGLGTLAVGGEAPADIYHPLRSGKEIEIPAEIADKSFKDVCSPEGGIHREEVLPEQRKLPLLSAKEIYSLTGLGIMIESLTGKPQDIEWAINEEGRLYILQSRPFQFAGKKPGTKEIPQGNVLLQGGALSSSGRTIGKVIIINSSLDINKLENGPIIAVLHQSLVEVAKFMKNISGIIVDKGNPADHLSNVAREYGVPMLTRTEKATHILHNDQWITMDADQGIIFLAPREALQNLRENRPVISSQKALQDKSSAKFSESERLRNLIVHLNLTDAYGPAFSIMECRSLHDLIRYIHEMAVLSMFEAGDEITEQAGFYIHRLEGNINFHFLIIDMGGGLAPDLQKMEINISDILSTPLLALWNGATTPGLRWNAPPPAASLQGLFGRTITDAGSPRPVGNNSYAIIAKDYLNLNARIDFHFSLIDTVCGRNSKDNYIRFRFKGGGTALIQRERRTKLIEKILNTYDFFTDCTGDLVTGTIAEMSLSSTEERLVMLGRLLGFCRLMDAMMYNDEAPMTLAKAFLDGNYSLEGLPLKQDDGRKV; encoded by the coding sequence ATGTTCAAAGTAGTTAGAAAATACTGGGAAAAACGCAAGAATATCAAGTTGAAAAGGGCAGAGGAAATAATCCGAAACCTTAAGGTACGTTACCATACATTTCGCATTCTTCTTATAAATAACGAAAGAGCTCTTAAAATATTAAGCGGGATAGATCTAAAACTGAAGATGAATAATCCTTCTCTGCGGGACATAATCGATCAGGCGGAAGAACTTCTGGGGATAAGCTATGAGCTTGTTGATGGCCTGAATCGTCTTAGTTATAATAAGTATTTAAAACTCTACGAATTACATGAGAGGTTAAGAGAATTTATCCATAACGCGCTTCCCGAAGTATCACATGAATCCGGCTATGGACCTTATTGCCTTTTTTTCGATGAAATCACACCTGAAACAAAAAAGATGGCTGGAGGTAAAGCTGGTGCTCTTTCGGATTTAATAAAGATTAACATGCCTGTGCCAAACGGATTTGTTATTACTATAGATGCGTTTAAATATTTTCTTCGTACAAATGACATTGAAATCCCTATAAGGCAGAGCCTGAACAAGATTGAAACCGATGAACGTTTTCTTAATGATCTTGAAGAGATTACAGGAAATATTAAAAAAATGATTTTATCAGGAAAACTGACAGGCGAATTGGAGGATGCATTAAAAACTTCATATGACCAGCTTGTCGGATCTGATAAATTGCCAATATCTGTAAGAAGCAGCGCCAGTGCGGAAGATCAGATTTCACACTCTTTTGCCGGACAATTCAAAACGGTTCTTAATGTAATTTCTTTTGATAATATGATAGATGCCTTTAAAGAAGTCCTTGCAAGTAATTTTAATACAAGAAGTATTATATACAGATTGCATGCCGGCATCCCGATTTCAGATTTTAATATGGCGGTTCTTTGCCAGATCATTGTTAAGGCCACAACCGCCGGAGTTCTTTTTACTGTCGATCCTGCTTCTCCAAAAAGTGACAGAATGCTTTTAAGCGCTGTTGCAGGCTTAGGAACCCTTGCTGTAGGAGGAGAAGCACCGGCAGATATTTATCATCCTTTGCGTTCGGGTAAAGAAATTGAAATACCTGCCGAAATTGCCGATAAGTCATTCAAGGACGTTTGTTCCCCTGAAGGCGGTATACACAGGGAAGAAGTTCTACCTGAGCAAAGAAAACTACCTTTACTATCTGCAAAAGAAATTTACAGCCTTACCGGTTTAGGAATAATGATTGAAAGCCTGACAGGTAAACCTCAGGATATCGAATGGGCCATAAATGAAGAAGGGAGACTTTATATTCTTCAATCACGTCCGTTTCAGTTTGCGGGTAAAAAACCGGGAACTAAGGAAATACCGCAGGGTAATGTTCTTTTACAGGGAGGAGCTTTATCTTCATCCGGGAGAACTATCGGAAAAGTTATCATAATAAACTCCTCTTTAGATATTAATAAACTTGAAAACGGGCCGATAATTGCCGTACTTCACCAGAGCCTTGTTGAAGTTGCAAAGTTCATGAAAAATATAAGCGGTATCATAGTTGACAAAGGCAACCCTGCAGATCATCTTTCAAATGTCGCCAGGGAATATGGAGTTCCAATGCTGACACGAACCGAAAAGGCTACTCATATTCTTCATAATGATCAATGGATTACTATGGATGCCGACCAGGGCATAATCTTCTTAGCTCCCCGGGAAGCTTTACAGAACCTCCGGGAAAACAGACCTGTTATTTCATCCCAAAAAGCTTTGCAAGATAAAAGTTCTGCAAAATTTTCCGAATCAGAGCGACTGCGAAATCTGATAGTTCATCTTAACCTTACGGATGCATATGGGCCGGCTTTTTCAATTATGGAATGCCGTTCCCTTCACGATCTTATCCGCTATATCCATGAAATGGCGGTTCTTTCAATGTTTGAAGCAGGAGATGAAATAACTGAGCAGGCTGGCTTTTACATTCACCGGCTGGAAGGAAATATCAACTTTCATTTTCTGATAATAGATATGGGTGGCGGACTTGCACCGGATCTTCAAAAGATGGAAATCAATATTTCCGATATTCTTTCCACACCACTGCTTGCCTTGTGGAATGGAGCAACAACACCAGGGCTTCGCTGGAACGCACCACCGCCTGCTGCAAGTCTTCAAGGGCTTTTTGGCAGAACCATCACAGATGCAGGCAGTCCAAGACCTGTCGGAAATAACAGTTATGCTATTATAGCTAAAGACTACTTAAACCTTAATGCACGTATAGATTTTCATTTTAGTCTTATCGACACCGTATGCGGCAGAAATTCCAAAGACAACTACATACGTTTCCGTTTCAAGGGTGGTGGAACAGCGCTTATACAAAGAGAACGGCGAACAAAACTAATAGAAAAAATCCTGAACACATACGATTTTTTCACAGATTGCACGGGAGATCTTGTGACAGGCACAATTGCGGAAATGTCTTTGAGTTCAACAGAAGAAAGGCTTGTAATGCTTGGGCGGCTTTTAGGGTTTTGCCGCCTTATGGATGCAATGATGTATAATGATGAAGCTCCCATGACTTTGGCTAAAGCATTCCTTGATGGAAATTACAGTCTTGAAGGACTGCCTCTTAAACAGGATGATGGCAGAAAAGTTTAG
- a CDS encoding response regulator codes for MDNSSSNTGVNPVKLKILILDDEPIVCKRLKPAFLKAGYEVETFTTSADAMERILEKKFDIVITDLKMEGVSGMEFLTEVKKQSPHTEIVVITGFATIEASKESLQKGVFRFVAKPFKLADILEIVEQLKNERFSITP; via the coding sequence ATGGACAATTCAAGCAGTAATACCGGAGTTAATCCTGTAAAACTTAAGATACTGATTCTAGATGATGAACCTATAGTATGCAAACGTCTGAAACCTGCATTCCTTAAAGCCGGCTATGAAGTGGAAACTTTTACAACCAGCGCAGATGCTATGGAAAGAATACTGGAGAAAAAATTCGATATTGTAATTACCGATCTTAAAATGGAAGGGGTAAGCGGTATGGAATTTTTAACAGAAGTAAAAAAGCAATCCCCTCATACGGAAATCGTAGTTATAACCGGATTCGCAACTATAGAAGCCTCAAAAGAATCACTTCAGAAAGGAGTCTTCAGGTTTGTAGCCAAACCTTTCAAGCTTGCCGATATACTTGAGATAGTAGAACAATTAAAAAACGAACGTTTTTCAATAACACCCTGA
- a CDS encoding cytidylate kinase family protein, whose product MAIITISRGTMSGGESLAKCISKKLNIPAISQEILKEASNRFGISQPLLLQQLEKTKGLIHGNSTERGLYLTAIQLALAERAQKGPFVYYGHAGHFLLKGVPQVLKIRVIALLKNRSRTLSDQQNITYEEAKKRILKMDESRIKWTKFLYNVDWRDPALYDMVINIDAISLESACEIIICTLKQKEFEQSPESQNIIDDFLLACQVKTALVTHDQTKGLGLDVTSEKGSVTITGSFETGGIFSSGKHRIRNDLVEVAKQVEGVKKVLIGIENIPVALE is encoded by the coding sequence ATGGCTATTATAACTATTTCCAGAGGTACTATGAGTGGTGGAGAATCTTTGGCCAAATGCATTTCTAAAAAATTAAATATTCCGGCAATCAGCCAGGAGATTTTAAAAGAAGCTTCCAACCGTTTTGGAATATCACAACCCCTTCTTCTCCAGCAGCTGGAAAAAACCAAAGGATTGATTCATGGTAACTCTACAGAACGCGGTCTTTACCTTACAGCCATTCAGCTGGCTTTGGCGGAAAGAGCACAAAAAGGGCCTTTTGTTTATTATGGACATGCCGGACATTTTTTATTAAAAGGCGTCCCGCAAGTATTAAAAATACGCGTAATCGCTCTTCTTAAAAACCGTTCCCGTACACTTTCGGATCAACAAAATATAACATATGAAGAAGCAAAAAAAAGAATATTAAAAATGGATGAAAGCCGGATAAAATGGACAAAATTTCTATACAATGTTGATTGGCGTGATCCGGCATTATATGATATGGTTATTAATATTGACGCCATAAGCTTGGAAAGCGCATGTGAAATAATTATCTGTACTCTGAAACAGAAAGAATTTGAACAGTCACCGGAGTCTCAAAATATTATTGATGATTTTCTTTTGGCATGCCAGGTAAAAACAGCATTAGTTACACATGACCAAACCAAAGGATTAGGCTTGGATGTAACATCTGAAAAAGGATCAGTCACCATTACCGGAAGTTTTGAAACCGGCGGAATATTTTCAAGCGGAAAACACAGAATTAGAAATGATCTGGTTGAAGTTGCAAAGCAAGTTGAAGGAGTAAAAAAAGTACTGATCGGCATTGAGAATATCCCGGTGGCATTGGAATAA
- a CDS encoding response regulator, protein MNKTSSVMIIDDEPIVCKRLRSTLEKANLEIETFTDPNEAVKRFSEKLFNVLITDLKMKEMDGIDVLKLVKKVSPETKVIIITGVATVEKAKEALKLGAYDFIAKPFKLSQLRNLVMKGIGLSE, encoded by the coding sequence ATGAATAAAACCAGCAGTGTAATGATTATAGATGATGAACCGATTGTTTGTAAACGGTTACGTTCAACTCTGGAAAAGGCAAATTTGGAAATAGAAACTTTTACTGATCCTAATGAAGCCGTAAAAAGATTTTCCGAAAAATTATTTAATGTATTAATTACCGACCTTAAAATGAAAGAAATGGACGGAATTGATGTGTTGAAATTAGTAAAAAAAGTTTCTCCGGAAACAAAAGTTATTATCATTACAGGAGTTGCAACGGTTGAAAAGGCTAAAGAAGCCTTAAAATTAGGAGCCTACGATTTTATTGCCAAACCTTTTAAACTTTCCCAATTGCGAAATCTTGTAATGAAAGGGATAGGTCTTTCAGAGTGA
- a CDS encoding pyruvate, water dikinase, giving the protein MINPLKIFWGRNKNEDELSLQFLFRTFRELLIYNNKALDLMADMGEKLSGDYLFDKQYIESIINQLEDVVYKIIYDLNLITPKKHLHLFDVFEKAKIDIRGELNSQFTLPKGEYVYSISDLTKEMTDLAGEKMATLGELANRLDLNVSKGFIISTYSFKQFIEYNRLEELVAPLCEGKFNQEVMEKKAKELKIKIMQAKIPPEIRKSIHKKLSSCKNKSSNRWAVRSSAVGEDSQISYAGQYITVLNVPSSQIESAYKEVVASLFSPQVITYRNEMGIKQQEMAMAVGCLPMLSPVVSGVIYTADPNGLEGEEVIISACWGLGKIVVDGEMEVDQYKVSKTSPYTVLWQHIGRKTKQYALAKDSGIKLVPVPDQKQRISCLDESRMHELIEGAIRIEQYMKSFQDIEWSIDKNGHIVYLQARSLQLSEKNELDKNRLVTAAKNYPVILKDKGVVASRGIGAGTVFQVRTEEDTQYFPRGAVLVLKHTSPRMSKIVPLASAVVTDIGAVTGHMATICREFRVPTIVDTSHATQILKTGMEVTVDAEENIVYQGIIKELLTAQLIEKIPYEETYEFKLLRRLLKKVSTLHLTDPQSNEFDPAHCRTFHDIIRFAHEMAVRKIAQGIQPRQLSFIHSLTKLKLNIPLNLTVIDTGGGIKKGISSNEISLKELSCEPLLILLKALTAPGVWQYQPVNLDFKGFMSSFTSNRSSQSLPDRININLAIISKEYINLNLGLGYHFNMVDGNMSDDRNNNYIYFRFFGGVTEISRRTRRVKVLARILEKNDFSVELKGELIIARIKKIDRPQMEDKFRLIGRLIGYTRQLDVQLRNENDIDLFANQFLNGEESILVKPEDR; this is encoded by the coding sequence ATGATAAACCCACTCAAAATATTTTGGGGACGCAATAAGAACGAAGATGAATTGTCCCTCCAGTTTCTCTTCCGGACATTCAGAGAACTTTTAATTTACAACAATAAAGCTCTGGATCTCATGGCAGACATGGGAGAAAAGCTTAGCGGAGATTATCTTTTCGATAAACAATATATTGAGTCAATTATAAATCAACTGGAAGATGTAGTATATAAGATTATATACGATCTTAATCTGATAACTCCAAAAAAACATCTGCATCTTTTCGATGTTTTTGAAAAAGCCAAAATAGATATTCGTGGAGAATTGAATTCTCAGTTCACTCTTCCAAAAGGAGAATATGTCTATTCTATAAGTGATCTTACAAAAGAAATGACCGACCTTGCCGGAGAAAAAATGGCAACCCTTGGAGAACTTGCAAATCGTCTTGATTTAAATGTTTCCAAAGGTTTTATAATATCTACCTATTCTTTTAAGCAATTCATTGAATACAACAGGCTTGAAGAATTGGTTGCTCCATTATGTGAGGGCAAATTTAATCAGGAGGTTATGGAGAAAAAAGCAAAAGAGTTGAAGATAAAGATAATGCAGGCAAAGATACCTCCTGAAATCAGAAAATCAATTCACAAGAAACTTTCATCATGTAAGAATAAATCGTCAAACAGATGGGCTGTTCGCAGCAGCGCAGTTGGAGAAGACAGTCAAATAAGTTATGCCGGACAGTATATAACAGTTTTAAATGTGCCTTCTTCTCAAATAGAATCAGCTTATAAAGAAGTTGTAGCAAGTCTGTTTTCTCCTCAGGTTATAACTTATCGTAATGAAATGGGAATTAAGCAACAGGAAATGGCCATGGCTGTCGGATGCTTGCCTATGTTATCTCCAGTGGTAAGCGGGGTTATTTATACTGCTGACCCTAATGGACTTGAAGGTGAAGAAGTCATTATATCTGCCTGCTGGGGTTTGGGTAAAATAGTGGTTGACGGCGAAATGGAGGTGGATCAATATAAAGTTTCCAAAACGTCCCCATATACCGTTTTATGGCAGCATATCGGCAGAAAAACAAAACAATATGCTCTGGCCAAAGATAGTGGAATCAAACTGGTTCCGGTTCCTGACCAAAAGCAGAGAATCTCCTGTCTTGATGAATCCAGGATGCATGAACTGATAGAAGGAGCCATCCGTATAGAGCAATATATGAAATCCTTTCAGGATATCGAATGGTCTATCGATAAGAATGGACACATTGTCTACCTTCAGGCCCGTTCCCTTCAACTTTCGGAAAAAAATGAGCTGGACAAAAACCGACTGGTTACCGCTGCCAAAAACTATCCTGTTATTTTAAAAGACAAAGGAGTGGTTGCCAGCAGAGGGATAGGAGCAGGAACGGTTTTCCAGGTCAGAACCGAGGAAGACACTCAATATTTTCCCCGCGGAGCAGTACTTGTTTTAAAACATACTTCTCCGCGAATGTCTAAGATAGTTCCTTTGGCGAGTGCGGTAGTAACCGATATAGGAGCGGTTACAGGTCACATGGCCACGATTTGCAGAGAATTCAGAGTCCCTACAATAGTAGATACTTCTCATGCAACTCAAATCCTGAAAACAGGAATGGAAGTTACAGTTGATGCTGAAGAAAATATTGTTTATCAGGGGATTATAAAAGAACTTTTAACAGCTCAATTGATTGAAAAAATACCATATGAAGAAACTTATGAATTTAAATTGCTAAGAAGGCTGTTGAAAAAAGTATCAACCCTTCATTTAACGGATCCTCAATCTAATGAATTTGATCCTGCTCATTGCAGGACATTTCATGATATCATCCGTTTTGCCCATGAGATGGCTGTAAGAAAAATTGCCCAGGGAATTCAACCCAGACAATTAAGTTTTATACATTCCCTGACAAAACTAAAACTCAACATACCTTTAAATTTAACAGTCATTGACACCGGAGGAGGAATTAAAAAGGGGATTTCCTCAAACGAGATATCTCTTAAAGAACTATCCTGTGAACCCTTGCTGATTCTGCTGAAAGCTCTTACTGCTCCAGGTGTATGGCAATATCAGCCCGTGAACCTTGATTTTAAGGGATTTATGTCCAGCTTCACCAGCAACCGTTCATCACAGTCTCTGCCGGACAGGATTAATATAAATTTAGCTATCATATCAAAGGAATATATAAACCTTAACCTTGGTTTGGGATATCACTTTAATATGGTTGACGGAAACATGTCCGACGACAGGAACAACAACTACATCTACTTTCGCTTTTTTGGAGGAGTCACTGAAATCTCCAGGCGTACAAGAAGAGTAAAAGTGCTGGCCCGAATACTGGAAAAAAACGATTTTTCAGTTGAACTCAAAGGTGAGTTGATTATAGCCAGAATAAAAAAGATTGACCGGCCCCAGATGGAAGACAAGTTCCGCCTGATAGGCCGATTAATAGGCTATACCCGGCAATTAGACGTACAGTTGCGAAATGAAAATGATATTGATTTATTCGCAAACCAATTTCTAAACGGGGAGGAATCTATTCTTGTCAAACCGGAGGACAGATGA
- a CDS encoding TIGR02186 family protein, producing MNRLLLKRLFYIFLALLFVPSLFASESYAQTSPVDIDVIQPKTIEINYSFSGGKVSVREVIPSGNKVALRLIGPKEDLVLMRKDRVKGLWMNVEQIHFHDIPNVYLLMTSKDLSSVENRDSIKAMKLDYFSLLAESLPDKSLNKDPEKHQTDNSLLINELIKLKESDKLYQISDGTVNIKPLEKGAWDQVDAVLNVPAKISPGTYTLELFALKDGKSRLVRSSSIEVKLTGLPAMISNLAFKNGLLYGILAVIIATFSGLLIGVVFGSKGSH from the coding sequence ATGAACCGGCTATTATTAAAGCGATTGTTTTATATATTTTTGGCGCTGCTTTTTGTTCCCTCTCTTTTTGCTTCAGAAAGCTACGCCCAGACTTCACCTGTAGATATTGATGTTATTCAACCCAAAACCATTGAGATAAATTATTCATTTTCCGGAGGTAAAGTCAGCGTAAGGGAAGTAATCCCTTCCGGAAACAAGGTTGCTTTAAGACTTATCGGCCCAAAAGAAGATCTGGTTTTAATGAGAAAGGACAGGGTAAAGGGATTATGGATGAATGTGGAACAGATCCATTTTCACGATATACCAAATGTTTATCTTCTCATGACTTCAAAAGATTTATCTTCTGTAGAAAACAGGGATAGCATTAAAGCCATGAAGCTGGATTACTTCTCTTTGCTCGCAGAAAGCCTGCCGGATAAAAGCCTGAATAAAGATCCTGAAAAACATCAAACCGATAACTCCCTTTTAATTAATGAACTTATCAAATTAAAGGAATCTGATAAACTCTATCAGATATCTGATGGAACGGTAAATATTAAACCATTGGAAAAAGGAGCTTGGGATCAGGTTGATGCAGTATTGAATGTGCCGGCTAAAATTTCTCCGGGAACCTACACTCTTGAGTTGTTTGCTTTAAAAGACGGAAAAAGCAGACTGGTGCGCTCAAGCAGCATTGAGGTTAAATTGACCGGATTACCTGCAATGATATCGAATCTGGCCTTCAAAAATGGCTTATTGTACGGAATTCTGGCTGTTATCATAGCCACCTTCAGCGGATTGCTTATAGGTGTTGTTTTCGGGTCAAAAGGCAGTCATTAA
- a CDS encoding sulfite exporter TauE/SafE family protein, translated as MYVYLPIAGNAVNIFVILGLGGLVGLLSGIFGVGGGFLMTPLLIMLGIPPTVAAASDSNQIVAASASGTYAHYRLGNVDFKMGFVLLIGGVIGGTFGVQLVKILRATGNADFVIKITYVAMLAIIGGYMFVESLQSLKKPSAIEETSSSATKPPSLYARLLNILPFKIHFDKSGINISLIVPLILGTLVGVLAAIMGVGGGFIMVPIMVYLLRMPMHVVVGTSLFQIFFTCLNVTIMQSHINHSVDFILALILLVGSSFGAQIGTKISKRLKGEQIKILLAIIILIVMVQMLFGLVSIPNLLLSYKGGH; from the coding sequence ATGTATGTATACCTACCCATAGCAGGTAATGCTGTGAACATATTTGTCATACTCGGGCTTGGCGGTCTGGTCGGGCTTTTATCGGGGATATTTGGTGTCGGAGGAGGATTTTTAATGACACCATTATTGATTATGCTGGGTATTCCGCCAACCGTGGCCGCGGCTTCCGATTCAAACCAGATCGTAGCCGCTTCAGCTTCAGGAACCTACGCACATTACAGATTAGGAAATGTTGATTTTAAAATGGGGTTTGTGCTTCTCATCGGTGGAGTAATCGGGGGAACTTTTGGAGTCCAGTTAGTTAAGATATTGAGGGCTACGGGCAATGCCGATTTTGTTATAAAAATTACCTATGTGGCTATGCTCGCTATAATAGGCGGCTATATGTTTGTGGAAAGCCTGCAAAGCTTAAAAAAGCCATCCGCAATCGAAGAGACTTCTTCATCAGCCACTAAACCACCTTCTCTTTACGCCCGGCTGTTGAACATACTGCCTTTTAAAATTCATTTCGACAAATCCGGGATCAATATTTCCCTTATTGTGCCTTTGATCTTAGGAACTCTTGTCGGAGTATTAGCTGCTATAATGGGAGTCGGTGGAGGCTTTATCATGGTTCCGATTATGGTATATTTATTAAGAATGCCCATGCATGTTGTTGTCGGAACCAGCCTTTTCCAGATTTTTTTTACATGCTTAAACGTAACAATAATGCAATCTCATATCAATCACAGCGTTGATTTTATACTGGCCCTGATTCTTCTTGTAGGCTCATCATTCGGAGCACAAATAGGAACAAAAATCAGCAAACGGTTGAAAGGAGAGCAGATTAAAATCCTGCTTGCTATAATCATCTTGATAGTAATGGTTCAGATGCTTTTCGGACTTGTTTCGATCCCTAATTTACTTTTATCTTATAAAGGAGGCCATTAA
- a CDS encoding universal stress protein, giving the protein MERILVIMNAQYNAWEALGGAISLAKRIKSTVFILRVFTPDNKEGLTPEQFAKTSAACRLDSIIQNARSDSVNIEYFVTEGDFNKEVIRFVEHNKISLLIVESGILEGNILWNSEKRVCHVKDILYNISCRVEVVSPKNYYKI; this is encoded by the coding sequence ATGGAACGAATTCTCGTAATAATGAATGCTCAGTATAATGCATGGGAGGCCCTTGGCGGGGCGATTTCTCTTGCAAAAAGAATCAAATCCACAGTCTTTATTCTCAGGGTTTTTACTCCTGATAATAAAGAAGGATTGACACCGGAGCAATTCGCCAAAACTTCAGCAGCATGCAGGCTGGATAGTATAATTCAAAATGCAAGATCCGATTCAGTGAATATTGAATACTTTGTCACTGAAGGAGATTTTAACAAGGAGGTGATCCGTTTTGTTGAGCACAATAAAATAAGTTTACTGATAGTGGAATCAGGAATTCTTGAAGGAAATATATTATGGAATTCCGAAAAGAGAGTGTGCCATGTTAAGGACATTCTCTACAATATTTCGTGCAGAGTGGAAGTAGTTTCGCCTAAAAACTATTATAAAATATAA